The Burkholderiales bacterium JOSHI_001 genomic sequence CGGCAGCAGCCACGCCTGCGGGAACAGGCGGTAAAAGGGGTTTTCCAGCGCGGCGGGCTCGCGCATCAGCAGCGCGCCCTGGCCCAGGTAGTTCAGCGCCAGCGCCGGCAGCACCAGGCCGGTCCAGGCCCACTGGATGGGCCGGCGGCCGAAGTGGCCCATGTCGGCGTACAGCGCCTCGGCGCCGGTGAGGGCCAGCACGATGGCGCCCACCGCGACCAACACATGCCAGCCTCGGCCCCCCAGGAAGGCCAGCGCGTGGCGCGGGTCCAGCGCGGCCAGGATGGCCGGGGTCTGCAGGATCTGCTGCACGCCGGTGAGCGCCAGCACCAGGAACCACAGCACGATGACCGGCCCGAACCAGCGGCCCACCCGGCCGGTGCCGTGGCGCTGGGCCATGAACAGCCCCACCAGGATCAGCACCGACGCCGGCACCGTCCACGCGGCAAGGCCCGGGGCCATCACCTGCAGGCCCTCCACCGCGCCCAGCACCGAGATGGCCGGGGTGATGACGCTGTCGCCGTAGAACAGCGTGGCGCCGAACACGCCCAGCAGCAGCAGCGCATGGCGCAGGCGTGGGCGGGCCTTCACCGCGTCCGCCGCCAGCGCGGTGAGCGCCAGCGCGCCGCCTTCACCCCGGTTGTCGGCGCGCAGGATGAGGGTGACGTACTTCAGCGTCACCACCAACATCAGCGCCCAGAAGATGACCGACACCGCGCCCACCAGGTTGGCCGCATTCAGCGCCACGCCGGTGGCGGGCGCGAACACTTCCTTCAGGGTGTACAGCGGGCTGGTGCCAATGTCGCCGTACACCACGCCGATGGCGGCCAGGGTCAGCGCGGGCAGGCCCTCGCGGGCATGGGCAGGTGCACGGGCGGGAGCGGACATGCCGGTGGCAGAAGCGGTGAACAGGGCCATGGCGTGAGTGGCGGATGAACAGGGCGCCAGGGTGCGGTCAGGGACATCAGGAACGCATAAGCAAGCCCTGCCAGACCACCCCAACCGCGGCAAGGCCGTGCAGGTTCTACAGTTGGGCCTGCTTGGACGACACCCCCACCATGAGCTTTCACCGCGACTTGGCACTGGCCCTGACGGGCACCCTGTTGGCCTTGGCGCTGCCCGCCGCGTCGGCCCGCAGCTTCCAGGCCGAGGGCGCCGACACCGGCGCGGGCCTGGGCGCACGCTATGTGGCCCAGGGCGGCACCGGCGTGGCCACCAGCGACGACGTGCACGCGCTCTACTTCAATCCGGCCGGCCTGGTGGGCGTGCAGGGCTTCGAGCTGTCGGTGTCGCGGCAATTGAACCAGCGGCTGCGGCCGATCAACTTCCTGGGGGCCGCCTGGCGGCTGCCACTGCCGCAGGCCTTGGGCTGGAAGGCCACCGCGGCCGCCGCCTTCTACCCGCGCATCCACGCCCGCGCCAGCGGCGCCTTCGACGACAGCGACTTCGAAAGCCTGTTCCTGCGCTACCTGCTGCCGGGCATTGACGGCACCTTTGATGGCGACGTGAACACCAAGACCAAGTCCTGGCGCCTGGGCCTGGGCCTGGCGCCCTTGCAGGATTCACCGTGGTCGGGCGGGCTGTACCTGGAACGCATCGACTGCCGCAGCGACTTCTGCGGTGTGCACGCCACGTCCAATGGCTTCACCACCAGTTCCACCGGCGCCAAAGCCACCGGCGTGGGCGCCGGCCTGCGCTACCGTTGGGACGAAGGCCTGAGCTTCGGTGCCAGCCTCAGCGACCTGCGCACGCGGCTGTCCATTCAATCCACCACCACCGACAACGCCGGCACCCGCAGCAGCGTGGTGGACGGCAACTTCCCGCGCAAGCTGGTCCTGGGCGCGGCCTGGCGCTGGCGTGCCGACACCACCGCCGCCGCCGACTTCGAGGTGATGAAGGGCCGCTACGGCCAGAGCAGCATCGACCTGCGGGTGCTGCGCCTGGGGCTGGAGCAGCGCCGCGGCCCCTGGGCCTGGCGCGGCGGCGCGGTGCTGCCGCTGAAGATCGATTCCAGCAACACCGGCCGGCTGCACGCACCCTTCCCCTTCGCCCCCACGCTGGGCGGGGGCTGGCGCGGCGCGCACCTGAAGGTGGACCTGGCCATTTATGTGCACGCGGTGATGAGCATGCACAAGGACCGCGCCAGCCCGGCGGCGGACCTGAGCCTGTCGCTGGACTACTGAGCCGCGCCCACGCAGTCGGGGCCCCTGCAAGACGGCCCTCAGTTCAAGGCCGGATGGCGCAGAAGCAGGATTCGGGTGGATTCGTTGCGGGCCGGATGGTCGATGCGGTCGCGCACCGCCAATTGGCCGGCGGGGCCAGCGACCAGGATGCGGCGCGAGAGCCCTGTGTCGGCGGGCGCATGCAGCCTGGCCAGCAAGGTGCTTTGGCTGGCATCGGCCACCAGCAGGTCAAATGCCGAGCCAAAGGTTTCCGTGATGCAGGCCAGCTTGGGCGCGGCCAGTGGCCAGCACTCGGCCGCGCCGTTGATCTGACCCATTGGTGACAGGCTGTCCTCGGCATACAGGCGGTTGCCCAGCACCAGCCCGTTGGCACTGCGCAGGATGGACCGCAGGTAGAACTGCGGCACTGCGCCGGGCTGGACCTGGCGCTCGGCCACACCGTCGGCCAGCACTTCGATGCGTCGCAGGCCGAATTCAGTGGTCTCGTTGTTGAAGCCGTACATCCACTGGCCATTGGTGCCGAACACGATCGCGTTGGACCCGGTGTGGCCCGCGGTGCGTTGCGGCATGGGCTGCAGGTTGCGCACCAGGAGCACACCCGCGTGGCGCGGGCTGATGCCGGTGTAGGCCAGCGACAGGGCCACCACTTGCGGGTCCACGGGGGAGGCCGCCAGGGATTCGGTGACGTAGGGCCCAAAGCCGGAATCGGCCGGAAGCCGCATGCGGCCCAATTCGGTGAGCCCGGGCAATGCCAGGCGCAGCAACTCGCTGCTGCCATCCAAGGCCACGTAGAGCGATGCGCCATCGGCGGCCAGTGCCATCACACCGGGCTCGGAGCCCACCGCGGCAGAGTAGCTGACGGCTCCGCTGGCGGCATCAATCACCGCAATGCGGTTTCCTTGTGCCAGCACGCTGCCGGGCACACTGGCGTAATAGCGTCCGCGCGCAGCGTCGTACACCAGGTCCCGGTTGGTGATGTCCAGCGACTGGATTTGGTTGATGGCGTTGACATCCAGCGGGTCGGCCCCGCCGATGCGAGCCGACGCCAAGGCCAGTGTGTAGGGCGCAAAGACATCGCGCCCCTCTGACCCCAGCGAGCGCACCTGCTCACGCACATAGCCCAGTCCCTTGACCAGCCAGTCGTCCGCCACCGCGCTGGCCTGCAGGTTGGCGCTGCCGCGCTTGGACGGGATCACCGTGACCAGCAACTCGTCGCGGATGTGCAGTGCCTCGACCGGGCCGTTCGGACCCGCAACCGTTTCGTAGCCCACCATGGTCTGGCGGAACTGGAATTCAAAGCTCTCGTTGACGCCGTCGCCATCCACGTCACGCCCGAAGTCGCCGCTGCGGAACTGCACCCGTGTGCTGCCAATGGCATGGAAAGGGCTGGGGTACTGCGTGATCTCGCCAATGATGGCAATGGCGCCGGCCGGCAATAGCGTGTTGGCCAGGCTGCTCATCACCCAGCCGGTCGCATCCAACCGAAAAGTGGTGGTCTCAGACACCCGTCCGTCTTCGGTTTCCACCACCTGCAGGCTGTTGAGCCCCGGTGTGGATTCGATCCGGGTGCCGCCCAGGCGATTGCCGCTGTCGTCCAGGCGGTTGTAGTCCCATTGCCCGGCGGCCGCGGTGGGAAAGAAGTCCGCCGGCCCCAGCGCCATGCGCGCTGCGGTGGGATTGTCGTCGCGCACCACCGTGGCCTGGGGCTGGCGCGGGCCGTTGTCAACCACGGGCGGGGTGTCGCCGGAGCCGCCCCCGCCCCCGCAAGCCACCAGTGCCAACAGCCACGCGACCGACAGCAGTCCCTTGACATGGGTATGACGCAACACCATCGCTCCTCCGCATTGGGCCCTGTCCAAACCACTCGGCGGCGGGCCTCGTGCCATTGTGCTGGTTTGTGCGGGCAAGAAGTCCAGCACGCACCCCCCGTTGAAGTGTCTGCGGATGAACATCATCAACTCTGACCGCGGTCAACCGGCGGTGTCGATGCCTGCACCGCCCTTCAAATCGCCGCACCGGCCTAGTGTCCTGGCCCTTCGCCCAAGCGATACCCCACCCCGGGCTCGGTCAGCAGGCACCGCGGGTCGCTGGGGTCCGCTTCCAGCTTGGCGCGCAACTGGCCCATGTACAGGCGCAGGTAATGGGTCTGCTCCACGCAGTCGGCGCCCCACACGTCGGCCAGCAACTGGCGGTGCGTGACCACCTGGCCGGCGCTGCGTGCCAGGCGGGCCAGCAGCTTGAATTCGGTGGGCGTCAAGTGCACGGGCGCGCCGTCGCGCAGCACACGGTGGCCTGGCAGGTCGATCTCCAGCGCGCCCAGGCGGTAGTGCGTCACCGGCGCCAGGCGGTGCGTGCCGCGGTGGCGCAAGGCCACGCGCATGCGCGCCAGCAGCTCACCGATGGCAAAAGGCTTCACCAGGTAGTCGTCCGCACCGGCGTCCAGCAGGCCGATCTTCTGCGCATCACCGCTGCGGGCCGACAGCACCAGCACCGGCGTGGCCTGCTCGCGCCGCAGCCCGGCCAGCAGTTGCGCGCCGTCGCCATCGGGCAGGCCCAGGTCCAGCAGCACCAGGTCCACCGCGCGCGCGGCATGCGCCAGCAGGGCCTGGGCGTCGGCCAGGCTGGCCGCGGCCAGCACCTCATAGCCTTCCACTTCCAGGGCCTGGCGCAGGGTGGCGCGCAGGTCGCGGTCGTCTTCCACCAGCAGCACCTGCAGGCTCATGGCAGGGCGCTCCCCGCGGTGCCGGACCCGGTGCCGGCGGCGGCGTCGGGCGCCGGCCCCGGCGCGTCCAGCACCGGCAGTCGGCACTCGAAGCTGCTGCCGCCATGGCCGCGTGGGCGCAGCGTGAGTTCACTGCCGTGCGCGCGGGCGATGGCGCGGCACAGTGCCAGGCCCACCCCGGCGCCGCGGCCGGCCGGGGCCTGGGGGCCGCGCTGGAAGGCGCCGAAGATGCGTTCGCGCTGGGCCGGTGGCACGCCCGGGCCACGGTCGCGCACGGCCAGCAGCACCTGGTCGCCCAGGCGCCTCGCCAGCACTTCCACCGGCGCGTCCGAACCGCTGTACTTCAGCGCGTTGTCCACCAGGTTGTCCAGCATCTGCACCAGCAGCAGCGCGTCGCAGCGCAGCAGCGGCAGGTCGGGCTCCACGCGGGCGTGCACGCGCGCGCCGGCGTCGAGTTGGCGGGCATGGCGCAGCACGGTGCCCACGATTTCTTCGGCCGACTCCCAGTCCAGCGGCAGCACCAGGCCAGCCGCGTCCAGCCGCGCTAGTTGCAGCGTGTTGTCCGCCATGCGGCTCAAGCGGCGCGCCTCGTCCACGATGCTGGCGGCCTGGCGCTGGCGCTGCGCGGGCGACAGGCGTTCGGCCTGGTCGTGCAGCGAGGACGCGGCGCCCATGATGGTGGCCAGCGGAGTGCGGAAGTCGTGCGCCACCGCGGCCAGCAAGGTGTTGCGCAGGGCCTGGGTCTGGGCCTGCTGGCGCACCGCGGCGGCTTCGCGCTGCACCTGGGCCCGTTCCAGCGCCTGGCCCATCTGGTCGCACAGGGCCTGAGCCTGGGCCTGCCAGGCGGCAGGCTGCGCGGCCAGGCGGTCGCCTTCGTCGCGCAGCAAGAGCGCGGCGCCCCAGGCGGCCTGGCGCCCGCGCAGCGGCAGGTACCAGTCGGGTTCGGTCTGGAAGCGACCCGTGCCGGGGCCGAAGGCGCAGCGCTGGCCCATGCAATGCCACAGGCCGGCGCGCTGGTTGGCGTCGGGCTCGCCCCACCAGCGCGCCGTGTCGGGGCCGCCAGGCACATGGGGCGCTTCGGCCACCATCAAGCTGACGGGCAGGCCGCTCAGTTCAGACAGGGCGGCGCGCAGCAGCGGTGCCGCTTCGGTCGGGTGGTCGGTGTCGCGCAGCGCTTCGCCCAGCGCGCGTTGCTGCTCGGCGTGGCGCGCCAGGGCCTGCTGCTGGCGCACCGCCTCGCGCTGCCGCGCCACCAGCCCTGACACCACCCAGCCCACCGCCAGCATGGCCGCCAGCAGCAGCGCGTGCTGCTGCAGGTCCACGGAGAAGGTGCCGCGCGGGGGCACGAACTGCCAGTTGAAAGCGGCCACCGACGCCGCGCAGGCCGCGGCCGACACCAGCGGCGGCAGCCACAGCCCCGACAGCGCCGCCGCCAGCACCAGCAGCAGCGCCAGGTTGGCCAGGTCCAGCCGGCCGTCCAGGCCCAGCATGGCGGCCCAGGCCAGGGCCCAGGTCAGCAGCGCGGGCCACCAGCGCGGCGGGGCCGCAAAGGACGGGTTCGGGTCCATGGCCACAAGCTAGCACGCCGGGCATCAGGATTCCATCAGCGGGGCCGGGGGCTGCGCCGCCCGGGCCCGGCTCAGCGGTCGAGCAGCACGCCGTCGCGCAGTTCCAGCGCGCCCTGGTCCAGCAGTTCCCGGGTGAGCGTGGCGGCCCAGTCGCGCAGGGCCGCATCGCCCGGGCCGAAGCGGCGTGCCACGGCCTGCAGCAGCGGCGTGGCTTCGGCCCAATCCAGCACCGCGTCCCAGCCCTGCTGGCGCACTTCCATGAGGTGGTACTTGACCAGCACCTTGGCCGCGTGCCGTGCGTGGCGTTGCGGAGCGTCGCGCATGCCCTTCAGACGGATGCGGGCGCGCTGCAGGGCGCCGGCCACGTCGGTGAAGGGGGCGCCGTGGCCGGGGATCACGCAGCGCGGCGCCAGCCCTTCCATCAGGTCCAGCACCGCCGCCACGTCATCGAAACCAGGTTCGCCCTCCAGTTCCGGGAACACCACGCCGAAGCCGTTCTCCCACAGCGCGTCGGCCGACACCAGCACGCCTTGCGTGCTGTCGAACAGGATGACCGAGTGCGGGTCGTGCCCCGGCGCGGCCAGCACGCACCAGTCGCGCCCCCCGGCGCGCAGCACCTCGCCGATGGCCAGCACGCGCTGATGCGCAAAGCGGTCGCAGCGCTGCCCGGTGGCGTCGTAGGTCAGTTCGCTGGCATCCCAGTCGGCCACCGCCTGGGCCTGGCCCGGCGGCACCGCCACCGGCATGCCGAAGGCCGCCTGCAAGGCGGCGTTGCCGCCACAGTGGTCGGAGTGCAGGTGGGTGTTGACCAGCAGGGCCAAGGGCTGGCCGCCCAGGGCCTGGCGCACCAGGGCCACGGTCTGCTCGGCGTGGTTGCTGTGGCTGGCGTCGATGAGCAGGGCGCCGGGCTCGTCAGTCGCCGCATGCACCAGGATGTTGTTGGAAGACAGCCAGCCGCGCTGCAGCACGGTCAATCCGGCCAGGCTGTCCGGCGGCGGCACGGCGGGAGCCGTCATGCGGCGCGCGGCTTCACCTTGGACGCGGCCAGCTTGGCCTGCACGCGCGCCCGCTCCACGTCGCTGTCGTGCACCAAGGCCACGCCCATGCGGCGCTTGCTGAAGCTCTCGGGCTTGCCGAACAGGCGCAGTTCGCTGTTGGGCACCCGCAGCGCATCGGCCACGCCATCGAAGACGATGCCCTTGGCGTCCACGCCGCCGTACACCACCGCGCTGGCGCCGGGGCTCTTCAGCGTGGTGTCCACCGGCAGGCCCAGGATGGCGCGGGCGTGCAGCTCGAATTCGTTCTGCCACTGCGTGATCATCGTCACCATGCCGGTGTCGTGCGGGCGCGGGCTGACCTCGCTGAACCACACCTGGTCGCCCTTCACGAACAGCTCCACGCCGAACAATCCCTGGCCGCCCAGGTCGTCGGTGATCTTCTTCGCGATGTCGCGCGAACCTTGCAGCGCGGCGGCGCTCATCGGGTGGGGTTGCCAGCTTTCCACGTAGTCGCCGCTGACCTGCACATGGCCGATGGGGTCGCAGAAGTGGGTGTGCACCTGGCCGTCGGCGCCCAGGGCCCGCACCGTGAGCAGGGTGATTTCATAGTCGAAGGCGATGAAGCCTTCCACGATGACGCGACCGTGGCTGACACGGCCGCCGGCCATGGCGTGGTCCCAGGCCTTCTTCACGTCGGCGGGGCCGTCGATCTTGCTCTGGCCCTTGCCACTGCTGCTCATCACCGGCTTGACGATGCAGGGGTAACCGATGCCCGCGTCGATGGCCGCCTGCAGTTCTTCCAGCGAGTCACAGAACCGGTACGGGCTGGTGGGCAGGCCCAGGGTTTCCGCGGCCAGACGGCGGATGCCTTCGCGGTCCATGGTCAGGCGCGCGGCGCGGGCGGTGGGAATCACGCGCACGG encodes the following:
- a CDS encoding response regulator with CheY-like receiver domain and winged-helix DNA-binding domain (PFAM: Response regulator receiver domain; Transcriptional regulatory protein, C terminal), which produces MSLQVLLVEDDRDLRATLRQALEVEGYEVLAAASLADAQALLAHAARAVDLVLLDLGLPDGDGAQLLAGLRREQATPVLVLSARSGDAQKIGLLDAGADDYLVKPFAIGELLARMRVALRHRGTHRLAPVTHYRLGALEIDLPGHRVLRDGAPVHLTPTEFKLLARLARSAGQVVTHRQLLADVWGADCVEQTHYLRLYMGQLRAKLEADPSDPRCLLTEPGVGYRLGEGPGH
- a CDS encoding histidine kinase (PFAM: Histidine kinase-, DNA gyrase B-, and HSP90-like ATPase; His Kinase A (phosphoacceptor) domain) translates to MDPNPSFAAPPRWWPALLTWALAWAAMLGLDGRLDLANLALLLVLAAALSGLWLPPLVSAAACAASVAAFNWQFVPPRGTFSVDLQQHALLLAAMLAVGWVVSGLVARQREAVRQQQALARHAEQQRALGEALRDTDHPTEAAPLLRAALSELSGLPVSLMVAEAPHVPGGPDTARWWGEPDANQRAGLWHCMGQRCAFGPGTGRFQTEPDWYLPLRGRQAAWGAALLLRDEGDRLAAQPAAWQAQAQALCDQMGQALERAQVQREAAAVRQQAQTQALRNTLLAAVAHDFRTPLATIMGAASSLHDQAERLSPAQRQRQAASIVDEARRLSRMADNTLQLARLDAAGLVLPLDWESAEEIVGTVLRHARQLDAGARVHARVEPDLPLLRCDALLLVQMLDNLVDNALKYSGSDAPVEVLARRLGDQVLLAVRDRGPGVPPAQRERIFGAFQRGPQAPAGRGAGVGLALCRAIARAHGSELTLRPRGHGGSSFECRLPVLDAPGPAPDAAAGTGSGTAGSALP
- a CDS encoding Zn-dependent hydrolase, glyoxylase (PFAM: Metallo-beta-lactamase superfamily); the encoded protein is MTAPAVPPPDSLAGLTVLQRGWLSSNNILVHAATDEPGALLIDASHSNHAEQTVALVRQALGGQPLALLVNTHLHSDHCGGNAALQAAFGMPVAVPPGQAQAVADWDASELTYDATGQRCDRFAHQRVLAIGEVLRAGGRDWCVLAAPGHDPHSVILFDSTQGVLVSADALWENGFGVVFPELEGEPGFDDVAAVLDLMEGLAPRCVIPGHGAPFTDVAGALQRARIRLKGMRDAPQRHARHAAKVLVKYHLMEVRQQGWDAVLDWAEATPLLQAVARRFGPGDAALRDWAATLTRELLDQGALELRDGVLLDR
- a CDS encoding phosphoribosylglycinamide formyltransferase 2 (PFAM: ATP-grasp domain~TIGRFAM: phosphoribosylglycinamide formyltransferase 2), whose product is MATNKPLGTPLSPHATRVMLLGSGELGKEVLIALQRLGVETIAVDRYDNAPGQQVAHHARTITMSDPEALRALIEAEKPDLVVPEIEAIATPVLQALEAAGTVRVIPTARAARLTMDREGIRRLAAETLGLPTSPYRFCDSLEELQAAIDAGIGYPCIVKPVMSSSGKGQSKIDGPADVKKAWDHAMAGGRVSHGRVIVEGFIAFDYEITLLTVRALGADGQVHTHFCDPIGHVQVSGDYVESWQPHPMSAAALQGSRDIAKKITDDLGGQGLFGVELFVKGDQVWFSEVSPRPHDTGMVTMITQWQNEFELHARAILGLPVDTTLKSPGASAVVYGGVDAKGIVFDGVADALRVPNSELRLFGKPESFSKRRMGVALVHDSDVERARVQAKLAASKVKPRAA